The following is a genomic window from Geobacillus subterraneus.
CCGGGCCGGCGCTTGAGCGGCCCGGTGATCTAGCGGCGCTTTTGACCTCGCTTGAGCCGGGGGACGTGCTGTTTATTGATGAAATCCACCGGTTGCCGCGGACGGTTGAAGAAGTGCTGTACCCGGCGATGGAAGATTACTGTTTGGACATTATGATTGGCAAAGGGCCGGAAGCGCGTTCGCTTCGCCTTGATTTGCCGCCGTTTACCCTTGTCGGGGCGACAACAAGAGCCGGGGCGCTGTCCGCCCCGCTGCGCGACCGGTTTGGCGTCATCAGCCGGCTTGAATATTATCAAGTGGACGAGCTGGCGCAAATTATTGAGCGGGCAGCGGCCATTTTGCATATGATAATCAGCAGCGAGGCGGCGCTCGAACTGGCGCGCCGGGCGCGGGGCACGCCGCGCATTGCCAACCGGCTGCTCCGCCGCGTCCGCGATTTTGCCCAAGTGCGCGGGGACGGGGAAATCACGCTGCCGCTCGCCGTCGAGGCGCTTGAACGGCTGCAAGTCGACCGGCTCGGACTTGATCATATTGACCATAAGCTGCTTTTGGCCATCATCGAAAAATTTGCCGGCGGTCCGGTCGGGCTTGAAACGATGGCGGCGGTGATTGGGGAAGAAGCGCAAACGATCGAGGAAGTGTATGAGCCGTATTTGCTGCAAATCGGCCTATTGCAACGGACGCCGCGCGGGCGTGTCGCCACGCCGTCGGCGTATGCTCATTTAGGAATGGAGGTTCCAAAGCGGTGAACAGCTTGCCGAAGTTGATCATGACAATTGGCGCCGTGCTGATCATTGTCGGGTTTGTTATGCAGTTTATCAAACTCGGCCGCTTGCCGGGGGATATCGTCATCCGCAAGGGGAATATGACTTTTTATTTCCCGATCATCACATCGATCTTGTTAAGTGTCGTATTATCGTTGATTTTTTATGTGCTCGGGCGGTTTCGCTAAAGGGAGGAAAGCTTTATGAGAGTGGACTTGTTTGATTTTTATTTGCCAGAAGAGCTCATTGCGCAAACGCCGCTCCCGGACCGGGCGGCGTCGCGGCTGATGGTGCTCGATAAACGGACGGGCGCCATCCGTCATGAAACATTTCGCAACATTATTTCGTATTTACATCCAGGCGATTGTCTCGTCTTAAACGACACCCGCGTCATGCCGGCGCGCCTTTACGGGGAAAAAGCGGAAACGGGCGGGACGGTGGAAGTGTTGCTGCTCAAGCCGCTTGACGGCGATCGTTGGGAGACGCTCGTCAAGCCGGGCAAACGGGTCAAACCGGGAACGAAGCTCGTCTTCGGCGATGGAAAGCTTCAGGCTGTCTGCCTTGATACGCTGGAACACGGCGGCCGGGTGCTCGAGTTTTCGTACGAAGGGTTGTTTTATGAAGTATTGGCCGAGCTCGGCGAAATGCCGCTTCCGCCGTATATTAAAGAAAGGCTCGACAACCCGGAGCGGTATCAGACGGTGTACGCCCGCGAAATCGGCTCGGCCGCGGCGCCGACAGCCGGCCTTCATTTCACCGAGGAGCTGCTTGACGCCATTCGCGAAAGAGGGGTGCATATCGCCTTTATTACGCTTCATGTCGGGCTTGGCACGTTCCGGCCGGTGCAAGTGGATGACGTCGAGAAACATGATATGCACGCCGAGTTTTACCAAATGAGCGAGGAAACGGCGGCGATCTTGAACCGCGTGCGTGCGGACGGCGGCCGAATTATCGCTGTCGGCACGACGTCGACGAGGACGCTTGAGACGATCGCCGGCAAACATAACGGCCGGTTTGTCGCCGAGAGTGGCTGGACCGACATTTTCATTTACCCGGGCTATGAGTTTAAAGGCATTGACGGGCTCGTGACGAACTTTCATTTGCCGAAATCGACGCTTATTATGCTTGTGAGCGCGCTGGCTGGGCGTGAACATATTTTGCACGCGTATGAAGTGGCGGTCAAAGAGCGGTACCGCTTTTTCAGCTTCGGCGATGCGATGCTCATCATGTAAGAAAGGAGAACAGCACGTTGACGACACCGATTCGCTTTGAACTGATCAAAACGTGCCGGCAGACAGGGGCGCGCCTCGGCATTCTTCACACGCCGCACGGCTCGTTTGAAACGCCGATGTTTATGCCGGTCGGGACGCTGGCGACGGTCAAAACGCTGTCGCCGGAAGAGTTGAAGGACATGGGGGCAGGTGTCATTTTAAGCAATACGTACCATCTTTGGCTGCGTCCGGGCCATGACATCGTTGCCGAGGCGGGCGGCCTCCACGCCTTTATGAACTGGGACCGCGGCATTTTGACGGACTCCGGCGGATTCCAAGTGTTTAGTTTGAGTGAATTTCGCCGCATCGAAGAAGAGGGCGTCCATTTCCGCAACCATTTAAACGGCGACAAGCTGTTTTTATCGCCGGAAAAAGCGACCGAAATTCAAAATGCGCTCGGCGCTGACATCATCATGGCGTTTGACGAATGCCCGCCGTATCCGGCGACGCATGACTATATGAAACAGTCGGTCGAGCGGACGAGCCGCTGGGCGGAGCGCTGCCTAAAGGCGCATCGGCGCCCGAACGAGCAGGGGTTGTTTGGCATCGTCCAAGGCGGTGAATATGAGGACTTGCGCCGGCAAAGCGCCCGCGATTTAGTGTCGCTCGATTTTCCCGGCTATGCGGTCGGCGGATTGTCGGTCGGCGAGCCGAAAGAGGTGATGAATCGGGTGCTTGAGTTTACGACGCCGCTTTTGCCGGCGGACAAGCCCCGCTATTTAATGGGCGTCGGTTCGCCCGATTCGCTCATTGACGGAGCGATCCGCGGCATCGATATGTTTGACTGCGTCTTGCCGACGCGCATCGGCCGCAACGGGACGGTCATGACGAGTGAAGGGCGGGTCGTCATTAAAAACGCGCAGTATGCCCGCGACTTCACGCCGCTTGATCCGCACTGCGACTGCTACACGTGCCGGAACTATACGCGCGCCTATCTCCGCCATCTCATCAAGTGTGATGAAACATTTGGCATCCGGCTCACGTCTTACCATAACGTCTATTTTTTGATAAAATTAATGGAGCAGGTGAGACAAGCGATTCGTGAAGATCGGCTCGCCGATTTTCGTGAGGAATTTTTCGAACGCTACGGCTTTAACAAGCCGAATGCGAAAAACTTTTAGCCATCGGAAAGGAGGGGGATTGAATGAACGCGGCGATTGCGAATTTGTTGCCGATCGTGCTGTTTTTCGTCATTTTCTACTTTTTGCTCATTCGTCCGCAGCAAAAGCGGCAGCGTGCCGTCCAGCAAATGCAGGCGAATTTGAAAAAAGGCGACAAAATCATCACGATTGGCGGTTTGCATGGCATCATCGACTCGGTCGATGAAGATAAAATCATCATCCGCGCGGGTGACGGCACACGGCTTACATACGACCGTTCCGCGGTGCGTGAAGTCGTGTCGGAAACTAAAGCATAACCTGAATGAAAAGCCGTCAGCCGATGGTGCTGGCGACAAAAGCGGCTGTTTCGCCCAGAAACAGCCGCTTTTGCATTGGGGCGCCCGCTTATGCCCGCTCGCGGCGCGCCGGCGACAAATTGACCCCGACGATGCCGCCAAGGGCGGCGGCGACAAAAAAGACAAGATGGTACAGCCATTGTTCCGCTGTAAACGGCTTTTCGATGCCAAGAAATTGAAACAAAAAGATGAGCGCTGTAAACAAGAGGCTGGTCAGTCCGCCGGCAAGCCATCCTTTCTCTTGGCTTTTCCCGCCGGCAACGATGCCGCCGATGAACATCGAGATGACCGAGACAGCAAAAATCACCCATGTCAGCGATGATTCATGAATGTCCGTCCACTTAAGAAGCAACGAAAAAACGAAGCTAACAAGCGCCGCCAACACGAAAATGGTGGCGACTCCATATACGAGTGCGTTGCCAAGCCGTGACACTGTATTCCCCCCTGATCACAACCGTTTTACCGCTATATATATTCGTTGCCGGACATGTTTAGAAGTTTATTTTCGTCCGTTCTTCCGAGCGAGCCAATGAAGTCCCGGTAGATAGACGAGTTCTTCGCGCTTGATAAGCTGAAAAAACAACAGGGAAGCCACATATAAAGCAATCGTTGCCGCTATAGCGAACAGCGTCCATAATGACGAAGGCATGGCCGCGGGCGGATAGCGGAAAAGCGCATAGCCGGCCGCACCGGCGGCGGCGATGGCAACGAGCGCTTTCGCATATTCGCGCGCGTTGATCGAAAAGGAGACGGCCTTGGCGACGGTGGCAAAGTGGAGAAGCGTCACAAGCACTGTGCCGATGGACGTCGCGAGCGCCGCTCCCATAATGCCTAAGCTCGGCCGCGAGGCAAGGACGAAGATGCACGCGAGTTTGACCGCCGCCCCGATCAAGCTGTTCGTCATGGCTGCATTTGCCAAGTCGAGCCCTTGCAACACCGCTTGGAGCGGACCTTGGAAATAATAAAATAAGAAAAACGGCGCCATCACTTGAATAAAGATGGCCGCTTCGCTCGTTCCATACATCCACCGCATGAGCGGTTCGGCAAAAATGTAAAGGACGACGGCGGAAAGACCGCCGGTGACAAGCGCCAGGCGCATCGCCTGGGTGATCCGGTATTCGACCAACAGCGGCTTGTTTTGCGCCATCGCCTCGCTAATGGCCGGCACAAGCGCTGTCGAGAGCGCGTACGTAATGAATGACGGCAAAGTGAGCAGCGGCAGCGCGTAGCCGACAAGCTGGCCGTACTGCTTCGTGGCGGCGGAGGCGGCCACGCCAGCCAGAGCTAAGCTGTTGGCGACGACGATCGGCTCGAAAAACCAAGAAAGCGAGCCGATCAAGCGGCCGCCGGTCGTCGGCAGGGCGATCCGCATGAGGCGGCCGAACGTCTCTTTGCCGGCATGTACATAGCGGAAAAAGTTCGTCCGCAGGCGGATGGACTTTTTGAACTTAAATAAAAACAACAAGTACAGTAAGGCGGCCAGTTCGCCAAGGACGGAAGATGCCATGGCGCCGGCGGCGGCGTATTCGACGCCGTACGGCAGGAGCGGCCTTGTGCATAGAGCGATCAGGCTGATGCGGACGATTTGTTCAATCAAAAGCGAGTAGGCGTACGGCTTCATTTGCTGGCGTCCTTGAAAATAGCCGCGCAACACCGAAGAAATCGCCACGATTGGCACGACCGGGGCGATGGCCATTAACGGGTAGTACGTGCGCGGGTCGGTGAACATCGTCCGCGAAAGCCACGGCGCTGCAACAATGAGCGCCGGCAGGAATACGAGACTCAGCACTCCGGTCGTCGTGAGCGACACGACAAGAATTTTTTTTACCCGTTGCCGGTCGCCGGCCGCTTCCGCTTCAGCGACAAGCTTGGAAATGGCGACAGGCAGGCCGATTTGGGTCGCCGTAATCGCTAACACGAGCGTCGGCACGGCCATCATGTACAGACCGACCCCCTCGTCGCCGATCATCCGAGCGACGACGATGCGGTTGATGAAGCCGAGAATTTTTGTAATAAAACCGGCGGCGATTAAAATGATCGTCCCTTGCAAAAATTTGGACATTTTCTTTCCCTGCCTTCTCAAATGCCTTAATCTTTTATACAATATATGCGAGACATATGGCCAAGCATGACAAGGATCATAGCTGGCATGGTGCGGGAGGGTGAGAGAATGGAACGGGAGAGGCAGCTGCGCAAACAGCTCATGCCGGCGCTTGAATGCAAATATGACGAGTTCCGCCTGCTCGGCTACACGCAAGTGACGATCGACGGGCTATGGGAATATTTGTGCGCCCGAAAGTGGAAAAACGCGCTGGCGGAAAAAAAACTGTACGAGCTTGTCAGCGACATTTTGTCGCTTTCGCCCGGGGAATACATGGCGTTTTTGACGAGGCGTTCATACGAACGGCAGCGGGCAGCTGGCGACGATGATTTGGAACGCGTTCTCAACGAATTGTTATAGCAAAAAATTGACACCCATGATCGGCTGGCCCATAATGAAAGTCGAAGCTGATGTGTGCAACGATGGCGCTGCCGGGCGCCAAGACGAATCGAAGGAGGATTTTAAAACGAATGGTAAAACGAAGCCGCATCGTCGCGTTTTTTCTGCTCCTGCTCCTATTTGCCGGAGTGATCGGACCGACGATTCAAGGGATCGTACATAATATCAAGCTAGGCCTTGATTTGCAAGGCGGGTTTGAAGTGCTGTATGAGGTGAAGCCGGCGAAAAAAGGCGACCGCATTGACCAGGAAACGCTCCAAAGCACGGTCAGCGCCTTAAACAAGCGGATTAACGTCCTCGGCGTCAGCGAGCCGCGCGTTGACATCGAAGGCGAAAACCGCATCCGCGTTCAGCTCGCCGGGGTGAAAGACCAGAATGAGGCGCGCGAAATTTTGGCGACTCAAGCCAAGCTGACGTTTCGCGACGTGAATGACAACGTGCTCATGGACGGGAGCGACCTCGTCCAAGGCGGGGCGAAGCTGTCGTTTGATGAAAACGGCCGGCCGAGCGTCGCGATTAAGCTGAAAGACGCCGATAAGTTTCGCCAAGTGACGGAAAAAGTGTACAAGATGGGGCCGCCAAACAACATTTTAGTCATTTGGCTTGACTTTGAAGAAGGGGTTGACTCGTACCGGAAAGAAGCAGGCAAGGCGGATCCGAAATTTATTTCCGCCGCCTCAGTCAACCAAGTATTCAACCAGACGGACGTGTCGATTGTCGGCAACTTTACGGTGAAAGAAGCGCAGCAGCTCGCCGACTTGCTCAACGCCGGCGCGCTTCCGGTTGAGCTGCATGAAATTTACTCGACGTCCGTCGGCGCCCAATTCGGGAAAAACGCCTTGCAAAAAACGGTGTTGGCCGGCATCATCGGAATCGCTGCCATCTTCTTGTTTATGATTTGGTTTTACCGGCTGCCCGGCGTGATTGCCGTCATTACGCTATCGATGTACATTTATTTGATTTTGCTCTTGTTTGACTGGATGAACGGCGTTTTGACGCTGCCGGGCATCGCCGCCCTTATTTTAGGGGTTGGGATGGCGGTCGACGCCAACATTATTACGTATGAGCGGATCAAGGAAGAGCTGAAGCTTGGCAAATCGGTGCTGTCGGCGTTTCGCGCTGGCAACCGCGGTTCGTTTGCGACGATTTTTGATGCCAACATTACGACGATCATCGCCGGCGCTGTCTTGTTCATTTACGGGACAAGCTCAGTCAAAGGGTTTGCGACGATGCTCATCATCAGCATTGTCGCCAGCTTTGTCACCGCTGTCTACGGCACGCGCCTGCTGCTCGGGCTGCTTGTCTCAAGCCGCTGGCTTGATAAGAAACCGGAGTATTTTGGCGTGAAAAAATCGGAAATCTTAAACATCGCCGAAACGACCGACGAGACGGAAGTGCCGACAAAGTTTGACCGCTGGGATTTTGTTAAGCATAGCAAAAAGTGTTTCCTTTTCTCCGGTGCGTTGACGATTGCCGGGGTCATTTCACTTTTTGTCATGGGGCTCAACCTCGGCATCGATTTCACGAGCGGGACGCGCGTTGAAGTAACGAGCAGCCGTCCAATCGATGCCGATGAACTGAGCAGCTATTTTAAACGGCTTGGCCACGAACCGGAGGAGGTTGTTTTATCCGGCACGGATGGAAAGACAGGGGTTGTCCGTTTAATCGGTGTGCTCGATAAACAGGAAATTGCCAAGTTAAAAGGCGAGTTGAAACAGATGTACGGATTTGAGCCAAACGTGAGCACTGTCTCGCCCATCGTCGGCAAGCAGCTTGCCCGCAACGCGCTCATCGCCGTGCTCATTTCGTCGATTGGAATTATTCTTTATGTGACGATCCGCTTTGAATGGCGGATGGCGTTGGCTGCCATCATCGCTTTATTGCACGATGCGTTTTTCATCATTACCGTGTTCAGCTTGACGCGGCTTGAGGTCGATTTGACGTTTAT
Proteins encoded in this region:
- the tgt gene encoding tRNA guanosine(34) transglycosylase Tgt; translation: MTTPIRFELIKTCRQTGARLGILHTPHGSFETPMFMPVGTLATVKTLSPEELKDMGAGVILSNTYHLWLRPGHDIVAEAGGLHAFMNWDRGILTDSGGFQVFSLSEFRRIEEEGVHFRNHLNGDKLFLSPEKATEIQNALGADIIMAFDECPPYPATHDYMKQSVERTSRWAERCLKAHRRPNEQGLFGIVQGGEYEDLRRQSARDLVSLDFPGYAVGGLSVGEPKEVMNRVLEFTTPLLPADKPRYLMGVGSPDSLIDGAIRGIDMFDCVLPTRIGRNGTVMTSEGRVVIKNAQYARDFTPLDPHCDCYTCRNYTRAYLRHLIKCDETFGIRLTSYHNVYFLIKLMEQVRQAIREDRLADFREEFFERYGFNKPNAKNF
- a CDS encoding DUF2905 domain-containing protein — translated: MNSLPKLIMTIGAVLIIVGFVMQFIKLGRLPGDIVIRKGNMTFYFPIITSILLSVVLSLIFYVLGRFR
- a CDS encoding TIGR04086 family membrane protein yields the protein MSRLGNALVYGVATIFVLAALVSFVFSLLLKWTDIHESSLTWVIFAVSVISMFIGGIVAGGKSQEKGWLAGGLTSLLFTALIFLFQFLGIEKPFTAEQWLYHLVFFVAAALGGIVGVNLSPARRERA
- the queA gene encoding tRNA preQ1(34) S-adenosylmethionine ribosyltransferase-isomerase QueA; translated protein: MRVDLFDFYLPEELIAQTPLPDRAASRLMVLDKRTGAIRHETFRNIISYLHPGDCLVLNDTRVMPARLYGEKAETGGTVEVLLLKPLDGDRWETLVKPGKRVKPGTKLVFGDGKLQAVCLDTLEHGGRVLEFSYEGLFYEVLAELGEMPLPPYIKERLDNPERYQTVYAREIGSAAAPTAGLHFTEELLDAIRERGVHIAFITLHVGLGTFRPVQVDDVEKHDMHAEFYQMSEETAAILNRVRADGGRIIAVGTTSTRTLETIAGKHNGRFVAESGWTDIFIYPGYEFKGIDGLVTNFHLPKSTLIMLVSALAGREHILHAYEVAVKERYRFFSFGDAMLIM
- the secDF gene encoding protein translocase subunit SecDF, with translation MVKRSRIVAFFLLLLLFAGVIGPTIQGIVHNIKLGLDLQGGFEVLYEVKPAKKGDRIDQETLQSTVSALNKRINVLGVSEPRVDIEGENRIRVQLAGVKDQNEAREILATQAKLTFRDVNDNVLMDGSDLVQGGAKLSFDENGRPSVAIKLKDADKFRQVTEKVYKMGPPNNILVIWLDFEEGVDSYRKEAGKADPKFISAASVNQVFNQTDVSIVGNFTVKEAQQLADLLNAGALPVELHEIYSTSVGAQFGKNALQKTVLAGIIGIAAIFLFMIWFYRLPGVIAVITLSMYIYLILLLFDWMNGVLTLPGIAALILGVGMAVDANIITYERIKEELKLGKSVLSAFRAGNRGSFATIFDANITTIIAGAVLFIYGTSSVKGFATMLIISIVASFVTAVYGTRLLLGLLVSSRWLDKKPEYFGVKKSEILNIAETTDETEVPTKFDRWDFVKHSKKCFLFSGALTIAGVISLFVMGLNLGIDFTSGTRVEVTSSRPIDADELSSYFKRLGHEPEEVVLSGTDGKTGVVRLIGVLDKQEIAKLKGELKQMYGFEPNVSTVSPIVGKQLARNALIAVLISSIGIILYVTIRFEWRMALAAIIALLHDAFFIITVFSLTRLEVDLTFIAAVLTIIGYSINDTIVTFDRIRDLMKKRKVKTVDDLKHIVNRALQQTFTRSINTVLTVLFTVVALLLFGSEAIRNFNLALLVGLVCGVYSSLFIAAQLWVVWKGNALKKGKGAKKAAPEAEPHL
- a CDS encoding post-transcriptional regulator: MERERQLRKQLMPALECKYDEFRLLGYTQVTIDGLWEYLCARKWKNALAEKKLYELVSDILSLSPGEYMAFLTRRSYERQRAAGDDDLERVLNELL
- the spoVB gene encoding stage V sporulation protein B, whose protein sequence is MSKFLQGTIILIAAGFITKILGFINRIVVARMIGDEGVGLYMMAVPTLVLAITATQIGLPVAISKLVAEAEAAGDRQRVKKILVVSLTTTGVLSLVFLPALIVAAPWLSRTMFTDPRTYYPLMAIAPVVPIVAISSVLRGYFQGRQQMKPYAYSLLIEQIVRISLIALCTRPLLPYGVEYAAAGAMASSVLGELAALLYLLFLFKFKKSIRLRTNFFRYVHAGKETFGRLMRIALPTTGGRLIGSLSWFFEPIVVANSLALAGVAASAATKQYGQLVGYALPLLTLPSFITYALSTALVPAISEAMAQNKPLLVEYRITQAMRLALVTGGLSAVVLYIFAEPLMRWMYGTSEAAIFIQVMAPFFLFYYFQGPLQAVLQGLDLANAAMTNSLIGAAVKLACIFVLASRPSLGIMGAALATSIGTVLVTLLHFATVAKAVSFSINAREYAKALVAIAAAGAAGYALFRYPPAAMPSSLWTLFAIAATIALYVASLLFFQLIKREELVYLPGLHWLARKNGRK
- the ruvB gene encoding Holliday junction branch migration DNA helicase RuvB; translated protein: MDERLVSGAALGGEAAFEPNLRPQYLHEYIGQDKVKENLQVFIEAAKLREETLDHVLLYGPPGLGKTTLAAIIANEMGVKMRATSGPALERPGDLAALLTSLEPGDVLFIDEIHRLPRTVEEVLYPAMEDYCLDIMIGKGPEARSLRLDLPPFTLVGATTRAGALSAPLRDRFGVISRLEYYQVDELAQIIERAAAILHMIISSEAALELARRARGTPRIANRLLRRVRDFAQVRGDGEITLPLAVEALERLQVDRLGLDHIDHKLLLAIIEKFAGGPVGLETMAAVIGEEAQTIEEVYEPYLLQIGLLQRTPRGRVATPSAYAHLGMEVPKR
- the yajC gene encoding preprotein translocase subunit YajC translates to MNAAIANLLPIVLFFVIFYFLLIRPQQKRQRAVQQMQANLKKGDKIITIGGLHGIIDSVDEDKIIIRAGDGTRLTYDRSAVREVVSETKA